One part of the Ochrobactrum quorumnocens genome encodes these proteins:
- a CDS encoding M3 family oligoendopeptidase: protein MNRFSKPAMFDAALHLPAGDTGAAKKPDLGKLPEWNLADLYPSADSAELKADLEKAAKDAASFETRWKGKLGIEAAKSDGGTFAVAIKEYEALSELMGRIASFAGLYYYGDTTDPKRMKLFGDVQQKLTDANTPLIFFSLEINRIDDAVLEKAMAANPAIGHYRPWLEDLRLDKPYELEDKLEQLFHEKSITGYSAWNRLFDETMSSLRFDIDGEELAIEQTLNLLQDADGAVRKKASEALAKTFGENLRIFTLITNTLAKDKEISDRWRGFADIADSRHLANRVEREVVDALAKAVEDAYPRLSHRYYALKAKWLGLEKLENWDRNAPLPETPQALISWDEARQTVLSAYGNFAPEMADIARDFFDKNWIDAPVRPGKAPGAFAHPTVPSAHPYVLLNYMGKPRDVMTLAHELGHGVHQVLAGGQGALMASTPLTLAETASVFGEMLTFRSLLERTNDKRERKAMLAQKAEDMINTVVRQIAFYQFERRVHTERREGELTSERIGEIWMDVQRESLGEAVHINPGYETFWTYIPHFIHSPFYVYAYAFGDCLVNSLYAVYQNSEKGFQQKYFDLLKAGGTKHHKELLAPFGLDATDPDFWSKGLSVIEGIIDELEAMED, encoded by the coding sequence ATGAACCGTTTTTCAAAGCCAGCCATGTTTGACGCTGCTCTTCATCTGCCAGCCGGTGACACCGGTGCCGCCAAAAAGCCGGATCTCGGCAAATTGCCGGAATGGAATCTGGCCGACCTTTATCCTTCTGCCGATAGCGCCGAGCTTAAAGCCGATCTCGAAAAAGCAGCAAAAGATGCTGCAAGTTTTGAAACCCGCTGGAAAGGCAAACTCGGAATTGAGGCTGCGAAATCCGATGGCGGCACCTTCGCCGTTGCAATCAAGGAATACGAAGCGCTAAGCGAACTGATGGGCCGCATCGCATCTTTCGCGGGCCTTTATTATTACGGCGACACGACCGATCCAAAGCGCATGAAGCTTTTCGGTGATGTGCAACAGAAACTGACAGACGCCAACACACCGCTCATTTTCTTCAGTCTCGAAATCAATCGTATTGACGATGCGGTGTTAGAAAAGGCGATGGCCGCCAATCCGGCAATCGGTCATTACCGTCCATGGCTGGAAGATCTGCGTCTTGATAAGCCGTATGAGCTGGAAGACAAGCTCGAGCAGCTGTTCCATGAAAAGTCGATCACCGGTTACAGCGCCTGGAACCGTCTGTTCGATGAAACCATGTCGAGCCTGCGTTTTGATATTGATGGCGAAGAACTGGCGATTGAGCAAACGCTTAATCTGCTTCAGGACGCCGATGGTGCTGTCCGCAAAAAGGCGTCGGAGGCCCTTGCCAAGACCTTTGGCGAAAACCTGCGCATCTTCACGCTGATCACCAATACACTTGCCAAGGACAAGGAAATTTCCGACCGCTGGCGTGGTTTTGCAGATATTGCCGACAGCCGCCATCTTGCCAACCGCGTTGAGCGCGAGGTGGTGGATGCCTTGGCCAAGGCGGTCGAAGACGCCTATCCGCGCCTTTCACATCGCTATTATGCCTTGAAAGCCAAGTGGCTCGGCCTCGAAAAGCTCGAAAACTGGGATCGCAATGCACCCCTGCCAGAGACGCCGCAGGCATTAATCTCATGGGACGAGGCTCGCCAAACAGTGCTTTCAGCTTATGGAAACTTTGCACCTGAAATGGCCGATATTGCTCGAGATTTCTTCGACAAAAACTGGATCGATGCGCCGGTTCGTCCCGGTAAAGCGCCAGGTGCGTTTGCACATCCAACCGTTCCTTCTGCTCATCCTTATGTGCTTCTCAACTATATGGGCAAGCCGCGTGACGTCATGACCCTCGCTCATGAGCTTGGCCATGGCGTGCATCAAGTGCTGGCTGGTGGACAGGGCGCGCTTATGGCGTCAACGCCGCTGACGCTCGCGGAAACCGCATCGGTGTTCGGCGAAATGCTGACCTTCCGCTCATTGCTTGAGCGCACCAATGACAAGCGCGAGCGCAAGGCTATGCTGGCACAGAAGGCCGAGGACATGATCAATACGGTCGTGCGCCAGATAGCCTTTTATCAGTTCGAGCGCCGCGTTCACACTGAGCGTCGCGAAGGCGAACTGACGTCAGAGCGTATCGGTGAAATCTGGATGGATGTGCAGCGCGAAAGCCTCGGCGAGGCCGTCCACATCAATCCGGGCTATGAAACCTTCTGGACCTATATCCCGCACTTCATCCATTCGCCGTTCTACGTCTATGCTTATGCATTCGGCGATTGTCTGGTAAACTCGCTCTATGCCGTCTATCAGAATTCGGAAAAGGGCTTCCAGCAGAAATATTTCGATCTGCTCAAAGCCGGTGGCACCAAGCATCACAAGGAATTGCTGGCACCATTCGGCCTGGATGCAACTGATCCGGATTTCTGGAGCAAGGGCCTCTCGGTGATCGAAGGTATCATCGATGAACTCGAAGCCATGGAAGACTGA
- a CDS encoding DUF882 domain-containing protein produces the protein MSRISTIKARLTKVWTGLSACVCRVRSSVSVSLVAAAVVTALAPSQASAETRSLKLYYVHTGEKAEITFKRNGRFLPDGLKKLNVFLRDWRRNEPTKMDPRLFDLVWQVYRSSGSSQYITVVSAYRSPATNNMLRSKTSGVAKKSQHTLGRAMDFFIPGVPLAKLRGIGMRYQTGGVGYYPRSGSPFVHMDVGNVRSWPRMSRRELLALFPDGKTAHLPADGKPLPGYEQALAMIEKRKAGGGSVMMASNSAPRKSKTLFGALFGGGGADEEEDNGNDSAPAPATVRPARAAPAQQAPAVIPPAPVQQPEAMVASLPTREAPVPMQAPRPEATVEVPQQGEQVPVAALNVPIPARKPANAAQDAIALAAAQPANAAVQEVADAAPNPLMTGFVPIPSMRPQQEAATQMAAAAVPGARPERDQLNPQDAIAQIVNNAPDSATTVADAGNAIQQGAAAAYPVPKEAPRANTQLAMVSKKDEIGELIAPPEDDFDRQPVASAKREPAKIEPVKTASVARAVPAPARQRVAASGHGSKNSARSSGKGDRHVAKASARPNPVVQPAAMPTSAVAMSSDSVSQTAPTTNPVLRNDAMREAPAVVYTAGFQRGDLPSERANQFSGNAVTFLTVAKFTETN, from the coding sequence ATGAGCAGGATATCGACCATTAAAGCGCGCTTGACGAAAGTCTGGACTGGATTGTCCGCTTGTGTATGTCGAGTTCGTTCTTCTGTTTCCGTATCTTTGGTTGCAGCCGCTGTCGTGACGGCGCTCGCGCCCTCGCAGGCCTCAGCCGAAACGCGTTCGCTCAAACTTTATTATGTCCACACTGGCGAAAAAGCAGAAATCACCTTCAAGAGGAACGGCCGTTTTCTTCCCGATGGATTGAAGAAGCTGAACGTGTTCCTGCGCGACTGGCGTCGTAATGAGCCAACCAAGATGGACCCGCGCTTATTCGATTTGGTCTGGCAGGTTTATCGTTCGTCGGGTTCCAGTCAGTATATCACTGTCGTTTCCGCCTATCGTTCGCCTGCGACCAACAACATGTTGCGCTCGAAGACTAGTGGTGTTGCCAAGAAGAGCCAGCATACGCTGGGTCGCGCTATGGACTTTTTCATTCCCGGTGTACCGCTTGCAAAACTGCGCGGCATCGGCATGCGCTATCAGACCGGCGGCGTTGGCTATTATCCGCGTTCCGGTTCGCCATTCGTGCATATGGACGTTGGTAATGTGCGCTCGTGGCCACGCATGAGCCGCCGCGAATTGCTTGCGCTTTTCCCAGACGGTAAGACTGCCCACCTTCCAGCTGACGGCAAGCCATTGCCCGGCTATGAGCAGGCACTTGCCATGATCGAAAAGCGCAAAGCAGGCGGCGGTTCCGTCATGATGGCCAGCAATTCAGCCCCTCGTAAGAGCAAGACGCTTTTTGGCGCGCTGTTCGGTGGCGGTGGTGCTGACGAAGAAGAAGATAACGGCAATGATTCCGCGCCAGCTCCGGCGACGGTTCGTCCTGCCCGCGCCGCTCCTGCTCAACAGGCTCCAGCAGTCATACCGCCTGCTCCTGTTCAGCAGCCGGAAGCCATGGTTGCGTCCTTGCCGACCCGTGAGGCACCGGTGCCAATGCAGGCTCCGCGTCCTGAAGCAACCGTTGAAGTGCCACAGCAAGGTGAGCAAGTGCCTGTTGCTGCCCTCAATGTTCCGATCCCTGCTCGTAAACCGGCAAATGCTGCTCAAGACGCGATTGCATTAGCCGCCGCCCAGCCTGCCAATGCGGCTGTGCAAGAAGTCGCCGATGCTGCTCCTAACCCACTCATGACCGGTTTCGTTCCAATCCCGTCCATGCGTCCGCAGCAGGAAGCAGCGACGCAGATGGCTGCGGCCGCAGTCCCGGGTGCCCGTCCTGAACGTGACCAGCTGAACCCGCAGGATGCAATTGCGCAGATTGTGAATAACGCTCCTGATAGCGCAACGACTGTTGCCGATGCTGGAAATGCAATTCAGCAGGGTGCAGCCGCAGCTTATCCTGTGCCAAAGGAGGCCCCGCGCGCCAATACGCAACTGGCCATGGTCTCCAAAAAGGATGAAATCGGTGAACTGATTGCGCCGCCGGAAGACGATTTCGACAGGCAGCCTGTCGCCTCTGCAAAACGTGAACCTGCAAAGATTGAGCCTGTTAAGACGGCTTCGGTTGCGAGAGCTGTACCTGCTCCAGCGCGTCAGCGCGTGGCGGCTAGTGGTCATGGAAGCAAAAACAGCGCTCGCTCTTCAGGTAAAGGTGATCGCCATGTAGCCAAGGCAAGTGCGCGTCCAAACCCGGTCGTTCAGCCTGCTGCGATGCCAACTTCTGCTGTCGCCATGTCATCTGATTCCGTTTCGCAGACAGCGCCAACGACCAATCCGGTCCTGCGTAATGATGCGATGCGCGAAGCACCTGCAGTGGTTTATACCGCTGGCTTCCAGCGTGGAGATCTACCAAGCGAGCGCGCCAATCAGTTCAGCGGCAATGCCGTCACCTTCCTGACAGTCGCAAAGTTCACCGAAACGAATTGA
- a CDS encoding aminotransferase class IV family protein, with product MSSESAVRDGASTSKAQPDYQLIETMRWEPLSGILRCDLHMARLENSARELGFHYKMETVQQKIAEIGAGENPLKLRLTLAPDGMVTIASLPYVPLPPQSVWRIAVARTRLNHDDPLLRHKTTRRQAYIAAREEYSTAEVDEVILLNDRDEVCEGTITSIFLDIGGTTCVTPALSGGLLDGVLRRELLNNGVVQEGTIKPDELANARNILIGNSLRGMIRAQLVTM from the coding sequence ATGTCTTCTGAAAGCGCGGTTCGCGACGGGGCAAGTACCAGCAAAGCGCAACCCGATTATCAACTGATCGAAACAATGCGCTGGGAGCCGTTATCTGGCATCCTGCGATGCGATCTGCATATGGCGCGACTTGAGAACTCAGCGCGTGAACTCGGTTTCCATTACAAAATGGAGACCGTGCAACAGAAAATCGCAGAAATCGGTGCAGGCGAAAACCCACTCAAACTGCGGCTTACGCTGGCGCCTGATGGGATGGTTACGATTGCATCTCTCCCGTACGTGCCGCTGCCGCCTCAGAGTGTCTGGCGCATTGCGGTTGCACGTACACGCCTCAACCACGATGATCCGTTACTTCGCCACAAGACGACACGACGTCAGGCCTATATCGCGGCCCGGGAAGAATATTCGACAGCGGAAGTCGATGAAGTGATCCTCCTCAATGATCGTGATGAAGTTTGCGAAGGCACAATCACCTCCATTTTTCTCGATATCGGGGGCACCACATGCGTCACCCCTGCACTTTCGGGCGGACTTCTTGATGGTGTCCTGCGACGCGAACTTCTGAACAATGGAGTTGTTCAGGAAGGTACAATCAAGCCCGATGAACTCGCCAATGCCCGCAACATTCTTATTGGCAACTCCTTGCGTGGAATGATACGCGCGCAACTGGTCACGATGTAA
- a CDS encoding sigma-54-dependent transcriptional regulator has product MSTRILIADDDPIQRRSLEAAVLRMGHRTILADGGISALSFMGNRKDIALVLLDLTMPDMDGCAVLAKMREAGINIPAIALVQNDDMEKAMQAIRLGAVDFMTKPVVLERMQVSVANAFKLDSLTQELKRTRSSHKSHILLSEMVTKSPEMEKVAALARRVTPLDTPLLIEGEVGTGKETLARAISSGGTRWQGQFVAIDCRSLAKGNADHVLFGQLASQSSLKSDNAPIQIAGKVVEAQGGTLFFDEVSALPYRTQLRLFELMQASQYAITPEADVPLSDTRIFASNSNALAELVHMGRFHPGLYHLFSSFSIEMPPLRNRLEDIPILAHQFLMHFAGEERLGHITGITPYALESLKSYEWPGNVRELKNAIYHAVLLCDEHALTVRDFRHMGEGRAAVSGRNTALNPMSGDGLPVQIKENSGVGTISGITLEGEVRTLAATEEEMIRFAIAHYDGQISEVARRLGIGRTTLYRKLKEYGIDVASTAAKGRYEADDDNDARQDRVVNG; this is encoded by the coding sequence ATGAGTACGCGTATTCTTATAGCGGATGATGATCCGATCCAGCGCCGGAGCCTCGAAGCGGCAGTTTTACGTATGGGGCATCGAACCATCCTTGCAGATGGTGGCATAAGCGCGCTTAGCTTTATGGGTAATCGCAAGGATATCGCTCTCGTTCTTCTCGATCTGACAATGCCGGATATGGATGGCTGTGCTGTGCTCGCGAAAATGCGGGAAGCAGGTATCAATATTCCTGCCATTGCTCTTGTGCAGAACGATGACATGGAAAAGGCCATGCAGGCCATCAGGCTCGGCGCGGTTGATTTCATGACCAAGCCTGTCGTCTTGGAACGTATGCAGGTTTCCGTTGCCAATGCTTTCAAGCTTGATTCGCTAACGCAGGAACTCAAGCGGACCCGCTCTTCTCACAAATCCCATATCCTGCTTTCGGAGATGGTGACAAAAAGCCCGGAAATGGAGAAGGTGGCGGCCCTTGCGCGCCGCGTGACGCCGCTCGATACGCCGTTACTTATCGAAGGAGAGGTCGGAACGGGTAAGGAAACGCTGGCTCGTGCCATCAGCAGCGGCGGTACGCGCTGGCAGGGCCAGTTTGTGGCTATCGATTGCCGCTCTCTTGCGAAGGGCAATGCCGATCACGTCTTGTTTGGACAGCTTGCCAGTCAAAGTTCTCTGAAATCAGACAACGCACCGATCCAGATCGCAGGAAAGGTTGTGGAAGCGCAAGGCGGAACATTGTTTTTTGATGAGGTGAGTGCTTTGCCTTATCGGACCCAGCTTCGCCTTTTCGAGCTTATGCAGGCATCGCAATATGCGATCACTCCAGAGGCCGATGTACCGCTTTCCGATACTCGTATCTTTGCATCGAATAGCAATGCCTTGGCCGAGCTTGTGCATATGGGCCGGTTTCATCCCGGGCTGTATCATCTGTTTTCGTCGTTTTCGATTGAAATGCCGCCGCTGAGAAATCGTCTCGAAGACATTCCAATTCTGGCGCACCAGTTTCTGATGCATTTTGCGGGCGAAGAGCGGCTTGGACATATCACGGGCATTACGCCCTATGCTTTGGAGAGCCTCAAGAGCTACGAATGGCCTGGCAATGTGCGGGAACTGAAGAACGCGATCTATCATGCAGTCCTTTTGTGCGATGAACATGCGCTGACCGTCCGCGACTTCCGTCATATGGGTGAAGGAAGAGCTGCCGTTTCTGGCAGGAATACGGCCTTAAATCCGATGTCAGGTGACGGCCTCCCGGTTCAGATCAAAGAAAATTCTGGTGTCGGAACGATCAGCGGCATCACGCTTGAAGGGGAAGTTCGCACGCTTGCGGCTACCGAAGAGGAAATGATCCGCTTTGCAATCGCGCATTACGACGGCCAAATCAGTGAGGTCGCGCGTCGTTTGGGCATCGGAAGAACCACGCTTTATCGAAAATTGAAGGAATATGGCATCGATGTGGCATCTACAGCGGCCAAGGGTCGCTACGAAGCAGATGACGATAATGATGCCCGTCAGGACCGTGTTGTGAACGGGTAG
- a CDS encoding homospermidine synthase, producing the protein MAKAKWPVYGEITGPLIMIGFGSIGRGTLPLIERHFKFDKSRMVVIDPSEKNRKILDEKKIRFINEAITPENYKDVLDPLLKDGGGQPFIVNLSIDTGSLDLLRFSREQGALYIDTVVEPWLGFYFDAEADNASRTNYALRETVRAEKRKHPGGPTAVSCCGANPGMVSWFVKKALIDLATELKLDFEEPATDDRQGWAKLMKKAGVKGIHIAERDTQRAKEPKPFDTFWNTWSVEGFIAEGLQPAELGWGSHENWKPKNARKQKKGNKAAIFLEQPGGSTRIRTWCPTHGAQFGLLVTHNEAISIADFFTVRNKKGKLEYRPTCNYAYHPCNDAILSLDEMFGANGKAQPAQHVLDESEILDGSDELGVLLYGHDKNAYWFGSQLSVEEARKLAPYQNATGLQVSSSVLAGMVWALENPESGIVETDEIDYRRCLEVQLPYLGPVKGYYTDWTPLEGRGKLFEEDIDTKDPWQFRNILVR; encoded by the coding sequence ATGGCGAAAGCGAAATGGCCAGTCTATGGCGAAATTACCGGCCCTCTTATCATGATCGGCTTTGGCTCGATCGGGCGCGGTACCCTGCCGCTGATTGAACGCCACTTCAAATTCGACAAATCCCGTATGGTCGTTATCGACCCATCCGAGAAAAACCGTAAAATTCTCGACGAGAAGAAGATCCGCTTCATCAACGAAGCGATCACACCTGAAAATTACAAGGACGTCCTCGACCCGCTTTTGAAGGACGGAGGTGGTCAGCCATTCATCGTCAATCTGTCGATTGATACTGGCTCGCTTGATTTGCTGCGCTTTAGCCGCGAACAGGGTGCGCTTTACATTGATACGGTCGTCGAACCTTGGCTGGGCTTTTATTTCGACGCAGAGGCCGACAATGCCTCGCGCACGAACTATGCATTGCGCGAAACCGTCCGTGCCGAAAAGCGTAAACATCCGGGCGGCCCGACAGCCGTTTCCTGCTGTGGCGCAAATCCCGGCATGGTGTCCTGGTTTGTAAAGAAAGCGCTGATCGATCTCGCAACCGAACTCAAGCTCGACTTTGAAGAACCGGCAACTGATGACCGTCAGGGCTGGGCGAAGCTAATGAAAAAGGCTGGTGTGAAGGGCATTCACATTGCCGAACGCGATACTCAGCGCGCTAAAGAACCAAAGCCGTTCGATACATTTTGGAACACCTGGTCCGTCGAAGGCTTCATAGCGGAAGGGTTGCAGCCTGCCGAACTTGGCTGGGGCAGCCATGAAAACTGGAAGCCGAAGAATGCCCGCAAGCAGAAGAAGGGCAACAAGGCAGCTATCTTCCTTGAGCAACCGGGCGGCAGCACTCGCATTCGCACATGGTGCCCAACCCATGGTGCGCAATTTGGTTTGCTCGTAACGCACAATGAAGCAATTTCAATTGCGGATTTTTTCACTGTTCGCAACAAAAAGGGCAAGCTCGAATACCGCCCAACCTGCAATTATGCTTATCATCCTTGCAACGACGCCATCCTGTCGCTGGATGAAATGTTCGGCGCTAACGGCAAAGCACAACCAGCACAGCATGTGTTGGATGAATCTGAAATTCTCGACGGCTCGGATGAGCTTGGCGTGCTGCTCTATGGTCACGACAAGAACGCCTATTGGTTTGGCTCGCAGCTTAGCGTCGAAGAAGCGCGCAAACTTGCCCCCTACCAGAATGCAACAGGGCTGCAGGTATCATCCTCGGTTCTAGCCGGCATGGTCTGGGCACTGGAAAATCCTGAGAGCGGTATCGTTGAAACCGACGAAATCGATTACCGTCGCTGCCTCGAAGTTCAGTTGCCATATCTTGGTCCGGTCAAGGGCTATTATACGGATTGGACGCCGCTTGAAGGTCGCGGCAAACTGTTTGAAGAAGATATCGACACAAAGGACCCCTGGCAGTTCCGAAACATTCTGGTACGCTGA
- a CDS encoding rhodanese-related sulfurtransferase, with protein sequence MSNLPFTVAALYCFARLPQYESLREPLAELCCANGIKGTLLLAGEGINGTVAGTKPAIEKLVAYITAIPELANPELKYSHASEMPFYRMKVRLKREIVTMGVDGIDPLKSVGTYIAPKDWNALIADEDTVVVDTRNDYEYAIGTFEGALDPNTKTFREFPEWVEQNRDKLEGKKIAMFCTGGIRCEKATAFVKGLGFDDVFHLKGGILKYLEEVPSEESMWNGECFVFDERVAIGHGLTESDIELCRACRRPITAEDKLSKFFEEGISCAGCYDERTPEDRARFAEREKQVKLAKLRGSSHKHIGR encoded by the coding sequence ATGAGCAATCTGCCTTTTACTGTTGCTGCCCTTTATTGCTTTGCGCGTTTGCCGCAATACGAGAGCCTGCGCGAGCCGCTGGCCGAACTTTGCTGCGCGAACGGGATCAAGGGGACACTACTGCTCGCAGGTGAAGGCATCAACGGTACGGTCGCAGGAACAAAGCCTGCGATTGAGAAGCTTGTCGCTTACATCACTGCGATCCCTGAGCTTGCCAATCCGGAACTCAAATATTCACATGCCAGCGAGATGCCGTTCTATCGCATGAAAGTGCGGCTGAAGCGCGAGATCGTTACCATGGGTGTCGACGGGATTGATCCGCTGAAGAGCGTTGGCACCTATATCGCGCCCAAGGACTGGAATGCGTTGATTGCCGATGAAGACACTGTCGTCGTTGATACGCGCAACGATTACGAATATGCTATCGGCACGTTTGAAGGTGCACTTGACCCGAACACCAAGACATTCCGCGAATTTCCGGAATGGGTTGAGCAGAACCGCGACAAGCTTGAAGGTAAGAAAATCGCCATGTTCTGCACCGGCGGCATTCGTTGTGAAAAGGCGACCGCTTTCGTCAAAGGTCTGGGCTTCGACGATGTGTTCCACCTTAAGGGCGGCATTCTGAAATATCTCGAGGAAGTACCGAGCGAAGAAAGCATGTGGAACGGTGAGTGCTTCGTGTTCGATGAGCGCGTAGCAATTGGTCATGGTCTGACCGAAAGCGACATAGAACTTTGCCGCGCCTGCCGCCGCCCGATCACGGCTGAAGACAAGCTTTCCAAGTTCTTCGAGGAAGGAATTTCTTGCGCTGGTTGTTATGACGAACGCACACCGGAAGATCGCGCGCGATTTGCCGAACGTGAAAAGCAGGTCAAGCTCGCCAAACTGCGTGGCTCAAGCCACAAGCATATCGGCCGCTAA
- a CDS encoding 2-dehydro-3-deoxy-phosphogluconate aldolase: MPQKTDLLVPVLQGQPVIPVLLIEHVEHAVPLARALAKGGLPAIEITLRTAAALDAIRAVASEVPEAIVGAGTILNAKHYEDAAKAGSRFIVSPGATKYILAAANDSDVPLLPAAITPSEMLALREEGYTHLKFFPAEQAGGASFLKAMSSPLAGTFFCPTGGISLANAKSYLSLPNVICVGGSWVAPKELVEAGDWDGITKLASEASGLKG; the protein is encoded by the coding sequence ATGCCGCAGAAAACCGATCTTCTCGTCCCCGTCCTGCAAGGCCAGCCAGTTATTCCGGTGTTGCTGATCGAGCACGTCGAGCACGCCGTTCCTTTGGCGCGCGCACTTGCTAAAGGTGGATTGCCTGCAATCGAGATCACGCTGCGCACTGCGGCTGCATTGGATGCGATCCGCGCCGTTGCATCAGAAGTGCCAGAGGCCATCGTCGGCGCTGGCACCATTCTCAATGCAAAGCATTATGAAGATGCGGCCAAGGCAGGTTCACGCTTTATCGTCAGCCCAGGCGCCACGAAATATATTCTTGCCGCAGCAAACGACAGCGACGTACCACTGTTGCCAGCGGCAATCACGCCAAGCGAAATGCTAGCGTTGCGCGAAGAAGGATACACGCATCTGAAATTCTTCCCCGCTGAACAGGCAGGTGGCGCATCTTTCCTGAAAGCAATGTCATCTCCGTTGGCTGGCACCTTCTTTTGCCCCACAGGCGGCATTAGCCTTGCCAACGCCAAATCCTATCTCTCGCTGCCAAATGTGATCTGTGTTGGCGGCTCATGGGTCGCGCCAAAGGAATTGGTTGAAGCTGGCGATTGGGACGGCATCACGAAACTTGCAAGCGAAGCTTCTGGCCTTAAAGGCTAA
- a CDS encoding aminodeoxychorismate synthase component I — MSVSDKPFILFRDDKAGREVFFTTPSAIIRADGREEFDAAWEAMQRAHEDGKWLAGYLSYEAGYLLEAKLKPLLPEGRKAPLLCFGVFDGPADTGLHHRGDDNITYLRGPVAQWSFEDYAPKFDRLHQHLREGDCYQGNLTFPVHAEWDGDPLVLFNALAKRQPVRYATYCDLGGPIVLSRSPELFFEIDDDGWIETHPMKGTMPRGATSEEDEANRQFLMHDPKNQAENRMIVDLLRNDISLVSEVGSLDVPELFRVETYPTVHQMISRVRAKLKSNVSLRSLFTALFPCGSITGAPKISAMEILRKLETSPRDIYCGSLGWIEPSGRMRFNVAIRTLSLHSQNRAIFNVGGGVVFDSTAQAEYEECLLKARFATGQVPAKRNPIIN; from the coding sequence CTGTCGGTTTCAGACAAGCCGTTTATTCTCTTTCGAGATGACAAAGCGGGTCGTGAAGTTTTCTTCACGACCCCTTCTGCAATCATCCGCGCCGATGGCCGGGAAGAATTCGACGCGGCCTGGGAAGCCATGCAACGCGCCCATGAAGACGGAAAATGGCTTGCAGGCTATCTCTCATATGAGGCCGGATATCTGCTTGAAGCAAAACTGAAACCGCTGCTGCCCGAAGGCAGGAAAGCACCGCTCCTCTGTTTTGGTGTCTTTGATGGTCCGGCAGATACGGGCTTGCATCATCGTGGCGACGACAACATCACTTATCTCCGTGGGCCGGTCGCCCAATGGTCATTTGAGGACTATGCGCCAAAGTTTGATCGGCTCCACCAGCATTTACGAGAAGGCGATTGTTATCAGGGCAATCTGACTTTCCCGGTTCATGCTGAATGGGACGGCGACCCGCTCGTGCTGTTCAACGCGCTCGCAAAACGGCAGCCTGTCCGCTATGCGACCTATTGCGATCTGGGCGGTCCGATTGTTTTATCGCGCTCGCCGGAACTGTTCTTTGAAATCGATGATGACGGCTGGATAGAAACCCACCCCATGAAGGGCACGATGCCACGCGGTGCAACCTCTGAAGAAGATGAGGCCAACCGCCAGTTTCTGATGCATGATCCGAAAAATCAGGCGGAAAACCGCATGATTGTCGATCTATTGCGCAATGACATTTCGCTGGTGAGCGAAGTCGGGTCGCTTGACGTGCCTGAGCTTTTCAGGGTGGAAACCTATCCAACCGTTCATCAGATGATCAGCCGTGTGCGGGCAAAGTTGAAGTCCAATGTTTCACTACGCTCGCTCTTTACAGCGCTGTTTCCATGTGGCTCCATCACTGGAGCGCCCAAAATCAGCGCCATGGAAATTCTGCGCAAACTGGAAACCAGTCCGCGCGACATTTACTGCGGTTCACTGGGCTGGATTGAACCGAGCGGACGGATGCGATTCAATGTCGCCATCCGAACGCTCTCGCTTCACAGCCAAAATCGTGCAATTTTCAATGTCGGGGGCGGCGTGGTCTTCGATTCCACAGCGCAAGCGGAGTATGAGGAATGTCTTCTGAAAGCGCGGTTCGCGACGGGGCAAGTACCAGCAAAGCGCAACCCGATTATCAACTGA